From Salvelinus namaycush isolate Seneca chromosome 2, SaNama_1.0, whole genome shotgun sequence, one genomic window encodes:
- the LOC120063366 gene encoding cytokine-inducible SH2-containing protein-like → MIARTMSSMQQDHGERGGSCQNPAAPLYDSTEDLCCITTTFQYLQNSGWYWGSISASEARDALLKMSAGTFLVRDSSHPLYMLTLSVKTAFGPTNVRIEYIGGRFRLDSSSPGPPHLLSFPDVCSLVQHYVEDPPQPKAKPRPPQPAVKGNAVLLKLLRPLPRAFPSLQHLTRLTINHHTDCPDQLPLPCPLVRYLQDYPFQV, encoded by the exons ATGATTGCCAGGACGATGAGCAGCATGCAGCAGGATCATGGTGAGAGaggagggtcatgtcagaatCCAGCGGCACCTCTCTACGACTCTACAGAGGACCTCTGCTGCATAACCACCACCTTCCAGTACCTGCAGAACTCAG GTTGGTACTGGGGGTCTATTTCAGCCAGTGAGGCTCGAGACGCTCTCCTGAAGATGTCAGCGGGAACCTTCCTGGTACGCGATAGCAGCCACCCCCTCTACATGCTGACCCTGTCAGTGAAGACGGCCTTTGGCCCCACCAATGTGCGCATAGAGTACATCGGGGGTCGCTTCCGGCTGGACTCCAGCTCTCCAGGCCCCCCTCACTTGCTGTCCTTCCCTGATGTCTGCAGCCTTGTACAGCATTATGTGGAGGACCCTCCTCAACCTAAAGCCAAACCCAGGCCTCCCCAGCCCGCAGTGAAGGGCAATGCAGTACTGCTCAAGCTGCTGCGTCCCCTACCCCGGGCCTTCCCCTCCCTCCAGCACCTTACCCGCCTCACCATCAACCACCACACTGACTGTCCGGACCAGCTGCCCCTGCCATGCCCACTAGTGCGCTACCTTCAGGACTACCCCTTCCAGGTATGA
- the LOC120063336 gene encoding WD repeat-containing protein 82-like translates to MKITDSVLRSFRVARTFRENSQKVNCVDYSSNGESAISSSDDDSIVLYDCQEGKPIRTLYSKKYGVDLIRYTHGDANTVVYSSNKLDDTIRYLSLTDNKYIRYFPGHTDRVVALSMSPVDDTFISGSLDMTIRLWDLRSPNCQGLTNPLGKPVCSYDPEGLIFAAGVDSEAIKLYDLRSFDKGPFASFETLFSRVCEWTGLKFSRDGKQILISTNGGAIRILDAFNGSVLHTFSGYNNSKGISLEACFTPDSDFVMIGSEDGRVHVWSTESGMKIAVLDGKHSGPINTLQFNPKYMTFASACSNMAFWLPCVGD, encoded by the exons ATGAAGATTACGGACAGCGTGTTGCGAAGTTTTAGGGTTGCTAGGACATTCCGGGAGAATTCGCAGAAAGTCAATTGTGTGGACTACAGCTCGAACGGCGAGAGTGCAATATCTAGTAGCGACGACGACTCCATTGTTTTATATGACTGTCAGGAGGGAAA ACCAATACGGACCCTGTACAGTAAGAAGTACGGAGTAGACCTTATCCGGTATACACACGGGGATGCCAACACAGTGGTCTACAGCTCCAACAAACTAGATG ATACCATCCGATACCTGTCTCTCACTGACAACAAGTACATCCGCTACTTCCCTGGGCACACTGATAG GGTTGTTGCTCTCTCCATGTCACCGGTGGATGACACGTTTATCTCCGGTTCCTTGGATATGACCATACGACTCTGGGATCTGCGCTCTCCAAACTGTCAG GGTCTTACTAATCCTTTGGGGAAGCCTGTTTGCTCCTATGATCCCGAGGGCCTGATATTTGCTGCTGGGGTCGACTCTGAGGCGATTAAACTGTACGACCTCCGCTCCTTTGACAAG GGCCCATTCGCCTCCTTTGAGACTCTGTTTAGCCGTGTCTGTGAGTGGACTGGACTGAAGTTCAGCAGGGACGGGAAGCAGATTCTCATCTCTACCAACGGGGGTGCTATTCGGATCCTAGATGCCTTCAATGGATCTGTGCTGCACACTTTCTCA GGCTACAACAACAGTAAAGGCATTTCATTGGAGGCCTGCTTCACCCCAGACTCAGACTTTGTCATGATTG GTTCAGAGGATGGGAGGGTccatgtgtggagtacagagagtGGGATGAAAATAGCTGTTCTGGACGGGAAGCATTCAGGACCAATCAACACACTGCAGTTTAACCCTAAATACATGACGTTTGCCAGCGCCTGCTCCAATATG gCGTTCTGGCTTCCCTGTGTAGGAGACTGA